Genomic window (Egicoccus halophilus):
CTGTGCGAGCGGACGGGTCTGCACTTCCTGGCGACGCTGGTCACGCCGCTGCACGGCTGGGCGCTGGCGCGCACGGGCGCCGACCCGGCGGTCCAGGCTCCCCGGATGGCCGAGGCGTGCGAGCAGCTGCTGGTGGCCGGGCAACGGCATGCGACCACCTGCTGGCGGCTGCTGCTCGCAGAGGTCCACCTGCTCGCCGGGGACCGGGCGGAGGCCGAGGCGGAACTCGCGCGCGCCCGGGCCCTGGGGACGGCCATCGGTGAGCACGCCTACGGCCGGTTGTTCGCCGCGTTCGCGCCTCGGGTCACGGCTGACGCGTGACCGCGCTCGCGGCGAGCTGACGGCGGGAGCGGTGCAGCCGGCTGCGGACGCTGGCCGTGGCCAGCGAGAGCTCCTGTGCGATGTCGTCACAGGAGCGGTCCTCGAGGTAGTGCGCCACCACCGTGCGGCGGTCGGCAGGGGCGAGCTGTTCGAGCAGTCGGTCGACCTCGTCACGGTGCGCGACGTGCTCCTCGGGGCCCGCGTCGATCACGCTCGGCGTCGGTCGGCGATCCATCGTCCGCCGTTCGAGGTCGCGACGGCGATAGCGGGTCACCAGCTCGTTGCGCAGCGCGCGGAAGAGGTAGGCGTCGGGGTCGTCGGGACGTCCGATCCGTTCCCAGCGGGCCCACACGCGCAGCAGGACGTCACTGGCGACGTCCTCGGCCTCGGTGGTGTCGCGCAGTCGGGCGGCGGCGAAGCGGCGGGCGCGGTCCCAGTTGTGCGCGTACCAGTCCAGGGCGTCGGGCGGGGGGCCGGGGGCAGCGTCGGTGGCCGGGGCGGGGATGCCCGGCGCGGGGAGCGTCGAGGTGGCGGTGGTGGAGGTGCTGGTCATCGTGGTGCTCCTGTGGGCATCGACGTGCTGGTCGTCGCACCTGCTGGTCGTCGGGGTCCTGCGCCGAGGAGACGCGGAGTGGGAGGGTGATGCGGCCCGTGCGGTGCGCGTCCACGCCCGGCCGCGCCGACGGCCGCAACCTGCGGGTGCGGGCTTGCCCGGCGGTTGACGGCCGGTTGTGCCCACTTCGACCACCCCGTTGCCCTGCGCCGCAACGGCGACCCAAGCTCGCCCCAACCTCCGGGTCGGACGCTGCCGGGCAGGGACGACGGCTGCACCGGGCAGCCACCCGCTGGAGAGGAAACGCTCGTGTCCGAGCACGTACGACGCCGCAGCACCCGCCGTGCCGCGGCCGCCGGGCTGGGCCTGGTGCTGACGACGGCAACCGTGTCGCCGGCATCGGCCGCGCCGACGCCCACCACGCTCGCGGAAGACCTGCAACTGCCCCTCGGCCTCGCGATCGGCGACGACGGGACCGTCTACGTCGCCGAGTCGTTCTCGACGCTGACGGCCATCGACAAGCAGGGCCGGCGCTCGAGCGCCTTCGAGGGACCGATCGGTGGGGTCGACGCGACCGGCCGCGGCAACGTCGCGGTCGTCGGCGGGGGACCGACCGGGCTGACGCGGGTGCTGCCCAACGGCCGCACCACGACGGTGACCGACCTCGAGGCGTACGAGGCCCGCGCGAACCCGGACCGGGGCGCCCGCTACGGCTTCACCGGGGTCGACGCCACCTGCGCCGAGCAGTTGGGCGGGTTCCCCCTCGAGCCCTACGACGGGATCGTCGAGTCCAATCCGTACGCGGTCGCCATCGCCGGCGGGGACTGGTTCGTCGCCGACGCCGCCGGCAACTCGATCCTGAAGGTGTCACGCAACGGTCGGATCAGCACCGTTGCCGTGCTCCCACCGGTCGAGGTGGTGTTCACCCCCGACGTCGTCGCGCTCGTCGAGCAGGAGTACGAGCTGCCGCTGCCCGCTTGCGTGGAGGGGGCGACCTACCGTGCCGAGCCGGTCCCGACCGATGTCGAGGTGGGTGCGGACGGGGCCCTGTACGTCTCGTCGCTGCCTGGCTTCCCGGAGCTGCCCGGCACCGGCGGGGTGTTCCGCGTCGACCGTCGCACCGGCGCCGTCAGCCGGGTCGCCGAGGGGTTGAGCGGCGCGGTCGACCTCGCGGTGGCCGCCGACGGGAGCATCTACGTCGCGGAGCTGTTCGGCGGTCGGATCAGCCACGTCTCCGGCGGCCAGGTCACCACCTTCGCCGAGGTGCCGTTCCCCTCGACGGTGGAGGTGACCGACGACGGAGCGGTGTACGCCACCATCGGTGCGTTCTTCCCGAGCGCCTCGCTGGTGCGCTTCACCCCCTGACCGACGTCACGTGGGGCACGTGTCGAGGAGGACGGCTGGGCCGGTGCGGGGCGCACCGGCCCAGCGCCACGTCGGGAGCGCACCGATCGGGCGCGGCATGGTCACCGCTCGTCGAGCCGGTCGAGGACGGCCGGGCACAGGATCCCGCCGGTCGGGACCTCGCCGGAGGACCGGCGCTCACCCGCCGCCGGACGCCCAGGTGCCGGTGCGGCGGGTGTCGTCCGCGCCCTCGATGGTGCGTTGGTCCCAGTCGATGCGCAGGGCCTGCACGCCGCCGAAGTACTCGGTGGTCGGGACCTGGGTGGTGACCTCGTAGCCACGCGCGGCGAGTTGGCTCGACGCGTCGCCGCCGACGGACTCCTCGAGTTCGAGACGCGAGCGTTCGAGGTGGAAGCGCGGTCCCATGATCGCCTCCTCGAGCGGCTGGCCGTGGGCGGCCCACCGGACGATCACCTGCGCGACGATGTTGGGGATGCGGCGGCCGCCGGGGGAGCCGATCGCCAGCTCGGGCCGGTCCTGGTCGTCGAGCACCACCGTCGGCGTGACGAAGCTGCGGGGGCGCTTACCGGGAGCGATCGCGTTGATCGAGTCCGGTTCCGGGTCGAAGTTCTTGAGCTGGTCGTTGAGGAAGAACCCGGAGACGGGCAGTCCTGAACCGAAGAAGTTGCTGAGCGTGTTCGTCATCGACACGACGTTGCCGTCGCGGTCCACGACCACCACGTGGGTGGTGTCGGTCTCGAACGAGATCGCGCCCTCGTCCTCGCCGACCGGGACGAACCCGTCGTCCGGGATCGCGTCCGCCAGCGCCTGGGTGTAGGCCGGGTCGAGCAGCGCGTCGAGGTCGACGTCCTCCATGCTGGGGTCGCCGACGAACGCGGAGCGCTGGTCGTTGGCCGCTCGCCAGGCCTGCGCCATCAGGTGGATGCCGTCGACCCCGTAGGGGTCGAGGTCGGCGATGCCGCCCGCATCGGCGATCTGCAGCAGCTGGATGACCGGCGGGCCGCTCACGGGCGCACCACCGGAGACGATGCGGCGTCCGGCGAAGCTGCCGACCGCCGGTTCGGTCTCCAGCACCTCGTAGGCGGCGAGGTCCTCGAGCTCGAGGCCACCGACGGTGTCGGCGATCTGCTCGGCGAGCTCCCCGGTGTACATGACCTCGGCGCCCTGCTCCTGGATCATCCGCAGGGCCTCGGCGTACTCGGGCTGGTGCAGCGTCTCCCCGGCGGCGATCGGGGTGCCGTTCGGGAACCATCGTGGCAGCAGGTGGATCGGCATGCGGTAGGCGGCGCCCTGGAGCCGGGCCGCGAGGTAGTCGTCGACCTCGACGCCGTCCTCGGCGAGCCGGGCCGCGTACTCGATCAGGCTGTCGAGCGCCAGTGATCCGTGCTGCTCGTGGATATGCTCCATGCCGGCCACGAAGCCGGGCACGCCGATGTCGGAAGCGGGCAGCTCGCCGCTCAGTGGGGCGGTCTCGCGGTAGTCGTAGTAGCGCGGCTCGCCCTCGGTCGGGTGCAGCAGCAGGGACCCGCCACCGCCGACGCCGGAGCCGAACGGCTCGGCGACCCCGAGTGCGTAGGCGACGGCCACGGCGGCATCCACGGCATTGCCGCCGGCGTCGAGCACCTGCATGCCCACGTCGACGGCGACCGGGTGGCTGGCGCTGACGCCGTACTCGTCGAGCAGTTCGGTCTCCTCGACCACCTCCTCCTCGTCGTCGTCGACGGGAGCGGCCTCGGCGCGCCGTTGGAGCTGGACGGGGTCACGGTCGCTGGGCGGTTCCCAGTCGTCCGCCTCGAGCTCGGTGAGCTCCTGGTCGAGGAACTCGGCGCGTTCCTGTCGGTCGCGGGGTTGGTTGTAGATCGCGACGCCGACCATGCCGAGCACGACGACCACCGAGAGCACGTAGTTGAGCCAGCGGTCGGTCATCATGAGGTGGTCTCCGGAAGCACGTGTGCGTGGTCGATCTCGGCCACCAGCGAGCCGCCCTCCTGGCGCCACTCGAGGCCCTCGCCGCCGCCGAGACGCTGGAAGATGCGTGCCCGGCGGTAGGCCTCGAGCGGTCCCGACAGCAGACGCGGTGCACCGTCACGCACCTCGACCGGGATCATCTCGATGCGGGCGGTGCCGTCCTCGGCGAGCTGGTAGCGGGCCACCGCCGACTCGCGGGTGCGCGACCAGCCCTGGTCGAACACGAAGTTGCCGAGGCTGTAGAACACCAGCGTGTCGTCGATCGTCTCCACCGTCTGCAGCACGTGCGGGTGGTGACCGATGACGATGTCGGCGCCGGCCAGGGCGGCGAGCTCGGCGAGTTCGCGCTGGTCGCGGTTGGCCGCGAAGCCGTATTCGGTGCCCCAGTGGAAGTGGGTGACCACCAGGTCGGCGTTGAACGACGCCTCGCGGATGAGCCGGCTCATGCGGTCGGGCTCGGCCGAGAGCACGCCGCCCTGGAACGCCAACGCCACGAAGCCGACCACGTAGGCGTCGCTGAACGACAGGGTCGCGACGGTGAGCCCGTTGTGCTCCTGGTAGTCGATCTCGATCGCCTCGGCCAATGACTCGCCGGCGCCGGTGTGGGCGAGTCCGGCGGCGTCGAGGGCGGCGACGGTGTCGCGCAGGCCCGGGATGCCATGGTCCATCAGGTGGTTGTTGGCCAGCGCCATGGTCGTGAACCCGGCGTCGACCAGCGCCTGCACGGCGCGCGGGTCGCTGGAGAGGTGGATGAGTTTGTCGGCCTCGGGAAGTGCGTCCGGATCCTCGGTGACGACCTGCTCGAGGTTGCCGGTCACGTAGTCGGCGTCGTCGAACAGGGGGGCGACCTCGTCGAGCAGTTGCGCGTGACCGTGGCGTTCGGCCGCGACCTCGACGTGGCGACCGAACATGATGTCGCCCACCATCGCGGCCCGGAACACCGCGTCGTCGTCGAGCGGGGCGGCGACGGCCGGATCGCCCTCCAGCACCCCGAAGCCGTGGACGGCGCCGACGACCAGGGCGGTGATGGCCAGCGCGACGCCGGTGTCGCGACCGGCGCGGCGGGCCTGGCGGCGCAGCAGGCGTTGCAGCCGGCCGCGCCAGGTGGTGGCCGGCGCGTCGATCGGGGGGTTGGAGTCGGTCATCGGCTCACCCGAAGATCAGGTTGACGCCGAACACCAGCAGGAACGTCACGCCGGCGAGCAGGAGCGTCGAGAGCAGCGTGTGCGGCAGTCCCTGACGGGCGATCGAGTTGGCGACCAGTCCGGGGACGATGACCCCGATGCCGCGGAACTCGTACACCTCGAACGGCAGGGCGGGATACAGGTAGTCGAAGATCAGCTTGAGCAGGATCCCCACACCGAGCATCGCCACGAAGCGACGGCGGCCGTAGAGGATGACCCACCGCGACACGCCGTAGTGCACGACGAGGAAGGTGGTGAAGCTGATCAGGAAGATCGCCCCGACGAACAGCACCTGGTCGAGGACCAGCGCGAGGTAGCCGGGGACGACCATGCCCGCCGGGATCACGCCGGTGCGCTCGGCGTAGATCAGACTGACGGCGACCCCGATCACCAGGGACAGGTAGAGCTCGGTTCCGAACATCAGGCGGCTCCGCGCGTGGGGGAGGGGTCGACGGCGAGGTCCTCGATGGCGGCGATCAACTCGGTCGCGCCGCCGTGCAGGTTGCCGATGCCGTACACGATCTGGCCGGAGAGCCGGTCGCGCAGCTTGTCGACCGCATCGGTGGGGGGTCGGTCGGTGAGATCGACGACGTCGTCGACGTCGATGGTGCCGGCGGCGACCGCGTCGAGGATCGCGCGGGTCTGCTCGCCGGTGATCACCAGCGTGTCGATCGGGAGCTTGGGCAGCACGTCGGTCGCGAACAGCTCCGTGCGGCTGACCCGGTCCGACCGGCAGTGGACGATGACGGTGAGTTCCCCGGAGGGCAGGGCCCGCTCCTGCAGGTGGTCCCAGACCGCCAGCGTCGAGGTCGGGTCGTTGACCGCGAAGCCGTTGACGAAGTACGCCGGCTCCTGCGGGTCACCGACCGGCAGGATGCGCATGGCGTAGCGGTCGACGGGGGCCTCGTGCATGCCGCGCAGTGCCACCTCGTCGTCGATGCCCAGCGAGCGGGTGACGGCCAACGCCACCGCGACGTGCTCGTCGAGCACCAGGTGGTCGAAGCCGGCCAGCTGCTCCTCGGTGACCGCGGACGGGTCGGCGACCAGCAGTTGGCTGCCGCGCTCGGTCGCGACCCGTCGGTAGAGCTCGGTGTAGTCGTCGGGGACGACCACGACCGTGCCGTCGGTCGGGATGCTCTGGGCGAACACGTCGGCGACGTCGTCGACGGTGGGGCCCATCACGTCGAGGTGGTCCTGCAGCGCGTTGCAGATGACCAGGAGGTTGACCTCCATCAGGTCGCGATGGAACGTCAGCTGGTACTCGGGGTCGACCGCCATGCATTCGACGACCATCGCGTCGGCGCGCTCGTCGGCGGCGCGCCGGTTGACCAGCCGCTGCTCGCTGATGTTGGGGCCCTCGGGGCGACGCTCCAGGTCGACCTCCTCGCCGGACCAACCGAGCAGGATCTTCGGTTCGGTACCGGTGGTCTTGCCCACGGTGCGTCGGCCGCCGGCGGAGAGCGCCCCGAGCAACAGGCGGGTGATCGTGGACTTGCCGCGTGAGCCGTTGACGCTGATGCGCACCGGGACCGCGTCGAGCGAGCGGCGGTTGCGGCGACGTTCGAGGACGCCGAGCACGAGCAGCAGCAGGAGCGCCGCCGCCACGGTGAACGTGACGGCGTCGTCGCCGGAGAGCAGTACGAAGTCGGCCATGGTCCTCGGGGAGCACGTCGGTCCTGGGGCCGTCGTCCCGGACGGCGTGGTGTCCCGGTCGGACAAGCTAGGACCAACGACCCGCTTCGCGGTAGCCCAGCCCCGGCCGAGGGGGAGGAGCGCGCGCGGATCGTTCTCTCTCGCGCCGGATTTGCCCGATTCGCCGCCCAGATCGACGGGAGCTGACCCGGTTGCACGTGCGGTCGGTCTCTGTACCTTCGTTGGTGTCCCGACGGGCGGATGTGACCACGCCAGCGCTCGTCCGTTCTCGGCTCCCGCTTGCTGCCCGGGAGTCACTCGTGTCCTTCGACGGGGTGTTCGTGCGCAAGATCTCCAGGTCCCTGGTCGCCGCCGGCGTGCTGCTGGTGTCCTCGACCGTCCTGGTCCAGGCGACCGTTGCCCACCGCGGCGAGCTGGTGGGCGGGCCGGTCTCGCTGCTGGACGCGGTGGCCGCGGCGGCCGAGACCACGGCGCTGCAGGCCGAGGTCGTGCGCGTCGAGGACCCCGCGCGCTCCGTGGTCACCGATGCCGAGGGGCGGTGGCTGGCGACCTTCACCGACGAGGCCTCGACGGTGGTGGTCCGTGGCCCCGAGCGCACCTTCGACGAGCCGGATGCGACCGCGGTCACCACCGACGTGTGGGTGCGGGTCCTCGAGCGGCCGTTCGACGGCGAGATCGACCGCTCGTGGCTGGCCGGCGCGCTGGCCGACAGGAGCGCCGACGTGCTCGAGGTGTCGACGCAGTACTTCGCCGACGCTCCCGAGGTGATCGACGGCGCGGGGCAGCTGGTGTCCGGTCCGGCCGCGTACGGGCCGTTGCAGCCCGACGGCTCGCGGCCCGTCGGTGCCGACTGGCACGACTTCCTCGGCGTCGACGCGCGCTACGGCGGACGCCTCGACCCGGCCGACCCGGAGGAGTACCGGGCGTTGGACTGCTCGGGTTACGTCCGCACGGTGTTCGGGTTCCGGCACGGGATGCCGATGAGCCTGCGCCCCGACGGCGGCGCGTCGCTGCCGCGCCGCTCGTTCGAGCAGGCCGCCGAGGCCCCGGGCGTCGTCCCGATCGCCGACGGCGAACTGGACGCGGAGGTGCTGCAGGCCGGCGACCTGGTGTTCTTCGACTCGCCCGATGACGCCGACGGTCGCATCGACCACGTCGGGATCTACGTCGGTGTGGACGACGACGGCGCGCACCGCTTCGTCCACTCGCGACGCTCGGCCAACGGACCGACCCTGGGGGGCGACGCCGATGGGGCCTCCGTGCTCGAGGGCGACGGCTACTGGTCCCGCGGCTTCGAGATGACGCGGCGACTGTGACCGGATACGCCACACGGGCAGGGGTGTCGGTGGCGTTGGGTGGGCGTTCGCGTGCACACCGCGATCGGGGACGGCATTCGGTGCGGTATGCGAGAATGTCGCCCCCCTGGGCGCTCGTCCCGCGGCGGAGGCTGGTTCCCCCCGCAAGGATCGGCGGCTGCGGGGGGCCGGGGTCGCGGGGGCCCCGGGGACGTCAGGGGATCCGTTGGCACCGTCGGTTGCGCTCGCACACGACTACCTGACGCAACGGGGTGGCGCAGAACGGGTCGCGCTGGAGTTGACCCGCGCGTTCCCCGGCGCGCCGATGTACACCAGCTTGTACGTGCCCGAAGCGACCTTCCCGGGCTTCGCGGACGTCGACGTCCGGCCCTCGTGGCTGAACCAGGTACGCCCGTTGCGGCAGCGGCATCGGCTCGCCCTGCCGTTCTACGCGCCGGCGGTCGGCTCGCTGCGTCCCCGCGAGGACGTGCTGTTCGTCTCCTCGAGCGGCTGGGCGCACCTGGTGCCGACCGAGGGCCGCAAGATCGTCTACTGCCACAACCCGCCCCGCTGGCTGTACCAGTCCGACGAGTACCTGGCCGGTCATCGGCTGGCCCGCGCCGGTTTGGAAGCGACGCTGTGGCCGCGGTTGCGGCGGCTGGACCGGCGGTCGGCGGCGGAAGCCGACGTCTACCTCGCCAACTCGCACAACGTCGCGCGCCGCATTCGGCAGCGCTACCGGCGCGAGGTCCACGCCGTGATCCATCCGCCGGTCTCGGCCGACCTCCTGGCCGCCTCGCCCAGCGACGTCGGCCTGCCGCGGGCGGTGCGGGAGGCGGAGCCGTTCGTGCTGGTCGTGTCGCGGCTGCTGCCCTACAAGAACGTCGAGTTCGTGCTGGCTGCCGCCGAGGCGACCCCGGAGCGCACGTTCGTCGTCGTCGGTGACGGGCCGCTGCGTGAGTTGATGGTTCGGCGTGCTCCGGCGAACGTGCGCTGGTTGCGGTCGGTGACCGACGCGCAGCTGGCGTGGCTGTACGCCGCGGCCGGGTGTCTGCTCGCGGCGTCGTTCGAGGACCTGGGGCTGACCCCACCCGAGGCGGCGTCGTTCGGGACGCCGACACTGGCGCTGCGCGCCGGCGGCTACCTCGAGACGGTCGTCGAGGGGGCCAGCGGGTGGTTCTTCGACGCGCTGGACGTCCGCGAGATGCAGGCCGGGCTGCGCGAACTCGACCGGCTGGCGCTCCCCGCCGACGACGTTCGCCGCCACGCCGAACCGTTCGCTCCCGCGACGTTCCGCACCGCGGTCACCGACCTGCTCGCGGCAGTCGTCTGACCGGTCACGTGCCCGCCGCCGCCGCTGGCGGCGGCGCGTGCCGGTCACGGCTGGAGCGGAAAGCCGGGCGGTTCGGCGTGACGGTGGACGCGGTGGCGGGCGGCGTGCGCGAGGTCCTCCGCCCGCAGGTCCTCGACCCGGCGGCTGACGGTCAGCCCGTCCCCCGCGCGAGCCGGTCGGCGAGTTCGGCCTGGTGGGCGTCGATGTGCTCCCCGAACGTGGGGTCACGGGGCACCAGCACCGGCATGGTGCCGGCGCCCATGGCCATGAGCGCCGAACCGGTCCCGGCATGACAGACCACGAGATCGGCCTCACGCACGGCGCGCTCGAGGATGGCGGCGTCGAGCGTGCGGGCCCCGTCGACGCCGAGGCGGGTCAGCACGGCAGGGTCGGTGTCGCCGGTCTGCCAGCACACGGACGCGTCGGCGGGCAGCAGCTCGACCATGTGGGCGACCAGTCGGGGGAACGCCGAGACGATCGACGAGCCGACCGAGACGACCAGCGGCGCAGCGGACGCGGTGCGGTGGCGGTCACCCTGAAGTCGTCGAAGACGCTGCCGCGATAGCTCCAGCGACGGTCGCACCAGCGGTCGTCCTGGCTGTAGCAGCGGATCTGCGGATGCCCTGCAGCAGTCGGCCGGCCAGCGACGGGCGGCCACGGCGTTCGCCAGTGCGTCGGGCAGGCTCCGGGACCGGGGCCGGCGGAGCCAGACGACCTCCTCGCCGGCCAGCGACTGTCGGCTCTGCGCGTTGACGTTGCTGACCCAGATGCGAGCGCCGGTGAGGCCGAGTCGTGGCACCAGCGCTCGCAGCTCTCGGAGGTGACCACCGTCGTTGGCGGCCACAGGTGTCCCATCCTGTCCCCCCGAAAGCGATGCAGCCGAGCGATGCAGCCGAGCGATGCAGCCGAGCGATGCAGCGCCGCCGCAGGGTGCCGGTACGGGCACGGGGCGCCAAGCAGGCGGTGCCCTCCGTCGTCCTGCGAACGGCCACGGACGTTTCGGCGGGGCGCGTCGCATGGGGTCGGCGGTCCGCGGGGCAGGGTGCCCGGGCAGAGGGTTCCGGTGCCCGGGCACCTGGCCGGGCGGTGTGAGGAGGGTGGCGATGCCGATCGAGAAGCCGAGCGACCTGCCGGGAACGCTCCAGCGGTCGCCGAAGAAGGCGCAGCGCACGTTCGCGAAGGCACACGACTCGGCGCTGGAGACCTACGACGGCGACGAGGCGCGGGCGAACCGGACCGCCTACGCGGCGGTGAAGCACTCGTTCGAGAAGGTCGGGGACCACTGGGAACCCAAGGACGACCCGGGCCCCTCCGACGAGCGGGCGGCGCGTGGCGGACCGGGGACCGACGGTCGGACAGCCGGCGGGGTCGACGTGTTCGGCAACACGAAGGCGGAGCTGTACGAGCGGGCGAAGCGCCTCGACGTCGAGGGTCGCTCGAAGATGACCAAGCAGGAACTCGCGGAGGCGATCGCCCGCAAGCAGGACTGACGGGGACTCGGATCGCACGCGTCCGGCTGTGGCGAGCAGCGGTGCCGGGCGTGACCTCGGCCGCCGTGGCGATCGGCCGCGGCAGCACCGTCCCGGGCGTCCGCGTGGAGTGGTGTCACCTGCAGGATCCGTACGCGGTGCTCGGCGTCGCTCGAGGTGCGACGGCCGGGAGATCCGGCGGGCGTACCGGAACCTGGTGCGCCGGCACCACCCGGACCGACACGTCGAGGCGGATCACGAGTTCGAGGTGAGCGCCACGCCGCTGAAGCCGCTGCCGAGACGTCGACGTCGCAAGCTCCGTCGTGGCCGCTCGTCGGACCGCGGGCCGCCCAGCACCGCGCGTTCGTGGCGGAGCATGGCGTCGATCAGCGGTTCGACGTCGGTGACCCGTCGCAGCCGCAGCCCGTCGGTCGACAGACCCCGGGCCTCGACCGAGACCTCGAGTCCGTCGTGCCGGAACCCGGCAACGGCGGCGTCGTCGCCGACCGCCTGGCGGACGGTCACCGGAGCTCCTTCGACGACGACGGTGATCTCGTGCCAGGCGTCGGCGAGCTGTTCAGCCCGGTGTTCGCGCCGCCGGTCCCGGTCCTGCAACCAGCGGAGCAGCGTGGCCTCGTCGGCCTCGTCGGCCTCGTCGGGAGGTTGGTCGGCGTCCGGATCCCGCTCGAGGTCGGCGAGGCGTTCGAGGATGTCGCGCTCGCTGCGAGCGACGTCCCGGTCGACCGTGATGTCCAGCGACCGGACCCGTCCGCCGACACCGGTGACCCGGTGCTCTGCCGTCACGGACACTGACACGAGCCGCTGGTCACTGCCGGGACCGCTGCTGGTGCCGTGGCCGCCGAGGCGGATCTCGCCGTCCCAGTCGGCGGGCACGAGCGGCGGCAGCTCGGCGACGCCTCGCCGGACCAGCGCGAGCCGCTCGGCCTCGACGCGTTGCCGCGTCCGCTGCGGCGCGATGATCATGCCGACCGCGCGGCGGCCGTCGGGACCACCCGCGGTGGTCATCGACCACCCGAAGGCGCCGACGATCGCGGCCGCCGGCGTCCCGGCGAGCGCGAGCAGTCGGCGTCGAGGAAGCCGCGCGGCCAGGACCGTGGCGGGCACGAGCGCCCCGACGCCCACGAACGCGTAGAACCGGGGGACCGGGTGCCAGGTGCGTTCCCACCGCAGCGCCTGCACCAGGTCGACCGGCATCCTCAGCAGCTGCTGCCCACGGGACCGCGGGCGCACCAGGACGTAGCCGCGGCCGCCATGCGAACTCGCGTCACCGCAGACGCTGCAGCGGTGGCGGACGATGCCATGGATGCCGCTGTCGAACCAGTCGCGGAGCCGTCGGGCGCGGCTCGTCGGCCGCATCGCCGCCGCGCCACAACACTCGCACACCGCGCCGCCCACGTCGCAACCTTCCCCGTGTTCCCGGCACCGTAGGCGGTCGACGTCGAGTGGTCAGCCCTTCGTCGAACCGGGTCACGCTCGTCGCGTCAGGGGTCGAGGCACCGGTCGTGGGTCGTGGGCAGCGTCGTCGCGCGCCGACGGGCCGGTGCGGTCCTCGATGTCGATGATGCGGTGCACGAGCAGCCGGACGTGGCAGGGTGCGCCGTCCGGGTCGAGGCGACAGGAGCGAGGATGTACGGGCTGCACGGACGCATCGACGCGACCGAGGGACACGGCGAGGAGTTGGCCGGCCACCTCGTCGCGGGGACGCAGGAGCTGGGTGATCACGGGTGTCTGCTGTACGTGGTCAGCCGTCGCGAGGACGCACCCGATGCGGTCTACGTCTACGAGGTGTGGACCGACGCGGACGCGCACCAGGCGTCGCTCGAGCTGTCGAGCGTCCAGGACGCCATCGCCGGGGCGCGCCCGCTGATCGCTGGCATGTCCGAGCGGGTCGAGTTCACGCCGGTGGCGGGGCTCGGACTGCCGGCGGCGGGGTCGCCGCCGCCGTGAGAGGGTCGTCGGTCGCCGGGGGACCGGTGGCCGTGACGGTGC
Coding sequences:
- a CDS encoding glycosyltransferase, producing MAPSVALAHDYLTQRGGAERVALELTRAFPGAPMYTSLYVPEATFPGFADVDVRPSWLNQVRPLRQRHRLALPFYAPAVGSLRPREDVLFVSSSGWAHLVPTEGRKIVYCHNPPRWLYQSDEYLAGHRLARAGLEATLWPRLRRLDRRSAAEADVYLANSHNVARRIRQRYRREVHAVIHPPVSADLLAASPSDVGLPRAVREAEPFVLVVSRLLPYKNVEFVLAAAEATPERTFVVVGDGPLRELMVRRAPANVRWLRSVTDAQLAWLYAAAGCLLAASFEDLGLTPPEAASFGTPTLALRAGGYLETVVEGASGWFFDALDVREMQAGLRELDRLALPADDVRRHAEPFAPATFRTAVTDLLAAVV
- a CDS encoding glycosyltransferase, whose translation is MAANDGGHLRELRALVPRLGLTGARIWVSNVNAQSRQSLAGEEVVWLRRPRSRSLPDALANAVAARRWPADCCRASADPLLQPGRPLVRPSLELSRQRLRRLQGDRHRTASAAPLVVSVGSSIVSAFPRLVAHMVELLPADASVCWQTGDTDPAVLTRLGVDGARTLDAAILERAVREADLVVCHAGTGSALMAMGAGTMPVLVPRDPTFGEHIDAHQAELADRLARGTG
- a CDS encoding ChaB family protein — translated: MPIEKPSDLPGTLQRSPKKAQRTFAKAHDSALETYDGDEARANRTAYAAVKHSFEKVGDHWEPKDDPGPSDERAARGGPGTDGRTAGGVDVFGNTKAELYERAKRLDVEGRSKMTKQELAEAIARKQD
- a CDS encoding putative quinol monooxygenase; this encodes MYGLHGRIDATEGHGEELAGHLVAGTQELGDHGCLLYVVSRREDAPDAVYVYEVWTDADAHQASLELSSVQDAIAGARPLIAGMSERVEFTPVAGLGLPAAGSPPP